From the genome of Candidatus Delongbacteria bacterium, one region includes:
- a CDS encoding T9SS type A sorting domain-containing protein has protein sequence MKKLMFVLLIFLISSLKAEEWNKIYPLDFCEDIRSSHFFDSQNGIAVGDNGLIIKTEDGGKNWTVIESEITQNLKKVAFTDDVTGYAISDGSIYFTVNAGETWYDLISINYIDCDTYGENIYIGNRFSSDYISIFSNYLLVSEFVIPNNYQINNLTCTENYIYCTTTDSHFLKFDRFSFELILDITLDFCIYDGGVITDLDFANDNLGTLSLEKTQFSPYVWFYGYCFTTFDGGETWDITLETSDGIDKVFFSDENNGWALCGVLNGESKQGGVFEFNENSSQYNYSSISCLPDFIDNIVYEMKFIDANNGYVCCSGGDILHSNDGGLTWSGRDNFYSSPIWKIFSYNDEKIWFSGTDGVYLSTDNGNSWNLCDFEVSSYNYCKEMKIFDDGTGYAFFKDKFYYTTNAGDSWDVRNLGFDYISKSQIIDNSTIYINSYQNNSYYLAKSVNFGQDWITLDYNNMKLIDFNFRNALYGFAIFENETQKVLLLTNDGGDSWIHILDLDVNDSDCNRIDLTDELLIISPIKTNDGLSILLTSCFQGKDIKMDWYTQQISNNTNALGINSFEAIDELTAYCTIYSSNSDLSSPLLKSVDGGYNWEPISVADLYGNINDVHFSSPQTGWFSYKNRIYKTLDGGSSDVVEGNEVKEFSITQNYPNPFNPTTTINFTMPKSGKIFISVFDVNGSTVLTEEINSNMGLNSYKFDGTGLSSGIYYYKIKFDSQILAGKMTLIK, from the coding sequence ATGAAGAAGCTAATGTTTGTATTGTTGATTTTTTTGATCTCATCGCTTAAAGCTGAGGAATGGAATAAAATTTACCCTTTGGATTTTTGTGAGGATATCAGAAGCTCTCATTTTTTCGATTCACAGAATGGTATCGCTGTAGGTGATAATGGCTTAATCATCAAAACTGAAGATGGTGGTAAGAACTGGACAGTTATTGAATCTGAAATAACTCAAAACCTTAAAAAAGTTGCATTCACTGATGATGTTACTGGATATGCAATAAGTGACGGATCAATCTATTTCACTGTCAATGCTGGAGAAACATGGTATGATTTGATATCTATCAACTATATTGATTGCGATACATATGGTGAGAATATTTATATCGGAAATAGATTTTCATCAGATTATATCTCTATTTTCAGTAACTACCTCTTAGTTTCAGAATTTGTAATCCCAAACAATTATCAAATTAATAACCTTACTTGTACTGAAAATTACATTTATTGTACCACCACTGATAGTCACTTTCTGAAGTTTGACAGATTTTCATTTGAGTTGATTTTAGATATAACTTTAGATTTTTGTATATACGATGGAGGTGTTATTACTGACCTTGATTTTGCAAATGACAATTTAGGTACACTATCTTTAGAAAAAACACAATTCAGTCCTTATGTTTGGTTTTATGGATACTGTTTTACTACATTTGATGGTGGTGAAACATGGGATATTACTCTTGAAACAAGTGATGGCATTGATAAAGTCTTTTTTTCTGACGAAAACAATGGTTGGGCTTTATGTGGCGTATTAAACGGAGAGTCTAAGCAAGGAGGAGTTTTTGAATTTAACGAGAATTCAAGTCAATACAACTATAGCTCGATATCTTGTTTACCAGATTTTATAGATAATATAGTTTATGAAATGAAATTTATTGATGCCAATAATGGATATGTCTGTTGTAGTGGAGGGGATATTTTACATTCAAATGATGGAGGATTAACCTGGAGTGGTAGAGATAATTTTTATAGTAGTCCTATATGGAAAATATTTTCTTACAATGATGAGAAGATTTGGTTTTCTGGTACTGATGGAGTTTACTTGTCTACAGATAATGGAAATAGTTGGAATTTATGTGATTTTGAAGTATCAAGTTATAATTATTGTAAAGAAATGAAAATTTTTGACGATGGAACAGGTTATGCTTTTTTTAAAGACAAATTTTATTATACTACCAATGCTGGAGATAGTTGGGATGTAAGAAATTTGGGATTCGATTATATTTCTAAATCTCAAATCATAGATAATAGCACTATTTATATAAATTCTTACCAGAATAATAGTTACTATCTGGCTAAATCAGTTAACTTTGGTCAAGATTGGATAACTTTAGATTACAATAACATGAAACTAATCGATTTCAATTTTAGGAACGCATTATATGGATTTGCTATTTTCGAAAATGAAACTCAAAAAGTCCTTTTATTAACAAATGATGGTGGTGATTCATGGATACATATCCTTGATTTGGATGTCAATGATTCGGATTGTAATAGAATCGATTTAACTGATGAACTTCTTATAATATCCCCCATCAAAACCAATGATGGACTGTCAATCTTATTAACTAGTTGTTTCCAAGGAAAAGATATTAAAATGGATTGGTATACCCAACAAATCTCTAACAATACAAATGCGCTGGGAATAAACTCTTTTGAAGCTATTGACGAACTTACAGCATATTGTACAATATATAGTAGCAACTCTGATTTAAGCTCACCTTTACTCAAATCGGTTGATGGTGGATACAATTGGGAACCGATTAGTGTTGCAGATCTATATGGAAACATAAACGATGTACATTTCTCTAGTCCTCAGACTGGCTGGTTCTCGTATAAAAATAGAATTTATAAAACTCTTGATGGTGGCAGTAGTGATGTCGTTGAAGGTAATGAAGTAAAAGAGTTTTCAATTACTCAAAATTATCCAAATCCATTCAATCCAACTACAACAATAAATTTTACTATGCCTAAATCAGGTAAAATATTTATCTCGGTTTTTGATGTTAATGGATCTACTGTTTTGACTGAAGAGATAAACTCGAATATGGGATTAAATAGCTACAAATTTGACGGTACAGGATTATCATCTGGTATATATTACTACAAGATTAAGTTTGATAGTCAAATTCTAGCTGGAAAAATGACACTGATAAAATAA
- the flgL gene encoding flagellar hook-associated protein FlgL codes for MRITSNMMQANIKNRLTEQMNKLYKLNDDLSSGERIHKVSDDPFNAGLAIRYDQQIGQTTQWIENADSGREWIAHTTQVLGQVKELTQSVYSKAIQGDNDTITQSEKDTLARLIDQELEEVLKLTNNSYNGKHIFNGDVINAAPFMAVRDEKGMMTSVAVFAGFEDGNPQRPTYVHFQEEEDGSMTGLYLDKNGDLINSISNDSNHNNINIDGSMSRRISSSEIVNIAVNGTDAFMPNGPDGTGDLFTSIIKVRDGLFSGDRDSSGSQIDDLVDAMQNVTAWQSKSGTIYTRLDITKEILETDKIELNDALSRIKDTDIADAMMEYTKNEAVYSMALNVGARIMMTTLADYM; via the coding sequence ATGAGAATAACTTCGAATATGATGCAGGCGAATATTAAAAATCGTCTGACAGAACAGATGAATAAATTATACAAATTAAATGATGATCTCTCTTCAGGTGAAAGAATTCATAAGGTTTCAGATGATCCGTTTAATGCCGGATTAGCTATAAGATATGACCAACAAATAGGTCAAACTACACAGTGGATTGAAAATGCTGACAGTGGAAGAGAATGGATAGCACACACAACACAAGTTCTTGGACAAGTTAAAGAATTGACTCAAAGTGTGTATTCTAAAGCAATTCAGGGAGATAATGACACAATAACTCAAAGTGAAAAAGATACACTGGCAAGACTAATAGATCAAGAATTGGAAGAAGTCCTAAAACTTACCAATAATTCATATAATGGTAAACATATATTTAATGGTGATGTTATTAATGCTGCTCCGTTCATGGCTGTACGTGATGAAAAAGGTATGATGACAAGTGTAGCTGTTTTTGCTGGTTTTGAAGATGGAAATCCTCAAAGGCCTACTTATGTTCATTTTCAGGAAGAAGAAGACGGTTCAATGACTGGTCTTTATCTCGATAAAAATGGAGATTTAATCAATAGCATTTCTAATGATAGTAATCATAATAATATAAATATAGACGGTTCAATGAGTAGGCGTATTTCATCGAGCGAAATAGTAAATATTGCAGTTAATGGAACTGACGCTTTTATGCCAAATGGACCAGATGGAACTGGAGACCTTTTTACTTCGATAATCAAGGTTAGAGATGGACTATTCTCAGGTGATAGAGATTCTAGTGGAAGTCAGATTGATGATCTTGTTGATGCTATGCAAAATGTAACTGCCTGGCAAAGTAAATCTGGTACAATATATACGAGACTGGATATTACGAAAGAGATATTAGAAACTGACAAGATTGAGCTAAATGATGCACTATCTAGGATAAAAGATACCGATATTGCAGATGCAATGATGGAATATACAAAAAATGAGGCCGTGTATAGTATGGCACTTAATGTTGGTGCTAGAATTATGATGACGACTTTAGCTGATTATATGTAG
- a CDS encoding cache domain-containing protein, producing MKSFSTYVYRNFFITIVISSILILMVLFYEQKFVFEKFQKNMKETSIDKYKMLLDGEVTLVESYINKRIATSDSLMYSRIDGRAQMTFKIVKQIYELHKNNKNLNARSNLVEIIDSLKYNDRYGYIFINDIYGNEIYNPVVNESELKNLQNYKRISSWIINNLKNKLVKTGDNIALEYEWTKSTKDDFNHLKRSRIYYLKELGWYVAYGEYYDENIDELKNELLAFLEKVELAGNRYIFSGNYKGIGLSGPNRGVNNIGLTDINGVKVVEELISKAKEGGGFVQYVMPFIEGQPPFPKLSYVRPIDRFQWYIGSGIYMKSIFEDLEDKRDDFADKIRNQILFSSLSITAILIILFFVMKAQGNRIKTILIELENDLKNTVNNSFKRDSCYKFKEFNHILSTVNGVVIEKNEAARSGESLKLFFSKVIDSTPSTLIVIDEDGNIRYHNNSGFGIKLSESKNLWNTETFISESNEEISNFIGSSLNQMTLDYHWDNKHYNLFVYKILVNEELLYVLRLDDVTEIVQKDERLHHSQKMEMIGTMAGGIAHDFNNILASISGNTQLLLRKINKNEIDISNFEEKIKVIDESALKASDVVKRLLTLTRISEINLEPIDLNTCVDNTIKIVESMSDKRVNIVFNDKVDKIFIAGDKSQIETSLLNIFINGIHSMTDMRKNDKDRGGTLTIKTGISQQGLNPICFVSIQDVGVGMSEEIKSRIFEPFFTTKGSGRGTGLGLSSVLNIINQHKGYIDVISEPDKGTKFIIYFPMIDKAPQIIAEESKDSKDLYGKVLIVDDEKNLRDLCKEILAERGFSVFQAEDGNKALEIYKKYNGDFNLVLTDLSMPNRSGADLFWDIMKIKKNQKIIIITGNIYDSRLRAIRETGFNNFLNKPFTITSLNEIIDVVYDLK from the coding sequence ATGAAAAGCTTTTCCACCTATGTTTATAGAAACTTTTTTATAACAATAGTTATCTCCTCTATTTTAATTTTGATGGTTTTATTTTATGAACAAAAATTTGTTTTTGAAAAGTTTCAAAAAAATATGAAAGAAACTTCAATAGATAAATATAAAATGCTTTTAGATGGAGAAGTAACTTTAGTGGAAAGCTATATCAATAAGAGAATCGCAACTAGTGACAGTTTGATGTATTCCCGTATTGATGGTAGAGCACAAATGACTTTTAAGATAGTGAAACAAATCTATGAACTTCATAAAAACAATAAGAATCTTAATGCAAGGTCAAATCTTGTAGAGATCATTGATTCTTTGAAGTACAACGACAGATATGGCTATATTTTCATAAATGATATTTATGGGAATGAAATTTACAATCCAGTTGTTAATGAGTCTGAACTTAAAAACCTGCAGAATTATAAAAGAATTTCATCATGGATAATCAATAATCTTAAAAATAAACTGGTAAAAACAGGAGATAATATTGCTCTAGAGTACGAGTGGACAAAATCAACAAAAGATGATTTTAACCATTTAAAACGTTCGAGAATCTATTATCTAAAGGAACTTGGTTGGTATGTAGCTTATGGTGAGTACTACGATGAAAATATTGATGAACTAAAAAATGAACTTCTTGCTTTTTTAGAAAAAGTTGAATTAGCTGGTAATAGATATATTTTTTCTGGGAATTACAAAGGAATTGGTCTTTCTGGACCAAACCGAGGTGTAAACAACATTGGACTTACTGACATTAATGGAGTAAAAGTTGTCGAAGAACTGATCTCTAAAGCAAAGGAAGGTGGTGGCTTTGTTCAGTATGTAATGCCATTTATTGAAGGTCAGCCTCCATTCCCAAAATTGTCTTATGTAAGACCAATTGATAGATTCCAATGGTATATTGGTTCTGGTATATATATGAAGAGTATCTTTGAAGATTTGGAAGACAAAAGAGATGATTTTGCAGATAAGATTAGAAATCAGATATTATTTTCTTCTCTATCAATAACTGCGATTTTGATAATCCTTTTTTTTGTTATGAAAGCTCAAGGTAATAGAATTAAAACTATTTTGATTGAATTGGAAAACGATCTTAAAAACACTGTCAATAATTCATTTAAAAGAGATAGTTGTTATAAATTCAAAGAGTTTAATCACATTCTAAGTACAGTAAATGGTGTTGTAATCGAAAAAAATGAAGCTGCTAGGTCAGGAGAATCTTTAAAGCTTTTCTTTTCAAAAGTTATTGATTCCACTCCGTCAACACTAATTGTTATAGACGAGGATGGTAATATTAGATACCATAATAATTCTGGTTTTGGTATAAAACTATCTGAAAGCAAAAATCTCTGGAATACAGAAACTTTTATCAGTGAAAGCAATGAAGAGATTTCAAACTTTATTGGATCTTCATTAAACCAGATGACCTTGGATTATCATTGGGACAATAAACATTACAATTTGTTTGTCTATAAAATATTGGTAAATGAAGAATTATTGTATGTGCTGAGATTAGATGATGTAACCGAGATTGTACAAAAAGATGAAAGATTGCATCATTCTCAAAAAATGGAGATGATAGGGACTATGGCTGGTGGTATTGCCCATGATTTCAACAATATTTTAGCCTCTATTTCTGGAAATACTCAACTACTTCTGAGAAAAATTAACAAAAATGAAATTGATATAAGTAACTTTGAGGAGAAGATTAAAGTTATTGATGAATCCGCTCTTAAAGCTTCAGATGTAGTAAAGAGATTGCTGACGTTAACAAGAATCAGTGAAATTAATCTCGAACCTATTGATTTAAACACTTGTGTTGATAATACTATAAAAATTGTCGAATCAATGAGCGACAAACGAGTTAATATTGTTTTTAATGATAAAGTAGATAAAATTTTTATAGCAGGTGATAAGTCTCAGATAGAAACATCGCTTTTGAATATTTTTATTAATGGAATTCATTCAATGACTGATATGAGGAAAAACGATAAGGATAGAGGAGGAACCCTTACCATTAAAACTGGAATTTCTCAACAAGGATTAAACCCAATTTGTTTCGTTTCAATACAAGATGTTGGTGTTGGGATGAGCGAGGAAATCAAAAGTAGAATTTTTGAACCATTTTTTACTACAAAAGGTAGTGGCAGAGGAACTGGACTTGGTTTATCATCAGTGCTCAACATTATCAATCAACATAAAGGCTACATCGATGTTATCTCTGAACCGGACAAAGGAACTAAATTTATCATTTATTTCCCGATGATAGATAAAGCTCCTCAGATAATTGCTGAAGAAAGTAAAGATTCCAAAGATTTATATGGTAAAGTATTGATAGTGGATGACGAGAAGAATTTGCGGGATCTATGTAAAGAGATTTTGGCCGAAAGAGGTTTTTCTGTGTTTCAAGCCGAAGATGGTAATAAAGCCCTGGAAATTTATAAAAAATACAATGGAGATTTTAATCTTGTTTTAACTGATTTGTCTATGCCAAATAGATCTGGAGCAGACCTATTTTGGGATATAATGAAGATTAAAAAGAATCAGAAAATTATTATTATTACTGGGAATATATATGATAGCAGGCTTAGAGCTATTCGTGAAACAGGATTCAATAATTTCTTGAACAAACCTTTTACAATTACTTCTTTGAATGAGATCATAGATGTGGTATATGATTTAAAATGA
- the flgK gene encoding flagellar hook-associated protein FlgK has product MKVNYNSYTINAIMESGRRGLDQARLRMSVTGNNINNVNTEGYSRQGVVTEATTVMQSSNTTYEMSLISSTIRRMRDSFHYQQIIEENPSLGRWEEEHHQLELIEKIMNEPNDGAISNAMDTFFNSWEDLSQDLENQASRTLVRDSGDRLAKQFNIVGTQLSQTKESLNKQIQDEVFEINLLINEIADVNKQITKSQMNTSEFSTLLDRRDKAVSDLSKKMDIKITEKENGDMLIFSNGIVVVEGIDRNQIYTRTDSESNSQLFWDREDNEVQINNGKLKALLNTRDETIPQLEEELNNLVKAIVENVNSIHKESYNLEGNKGYNFFDSSGLDIYTMSLDKNIEESVSYISVSRNQGSHGNSDGAILMSALANERLMDNSTQTFKEYYLGTILTLGNLVNEAERLESVETDFVTFLENKKNEVSQVDADEELSNMIIYQQSYGAAAKLLSKANEMMTVLLSIV; this is encoded by the coding sequence ATGAAAGTTAACTACAACTCATACACCATTAATGCAATAATGGAGTCTGGTAGAAGAGGTCTGGATCAAGCTCGACTTAGAATGAGTGTGACCGGTAATAACATCAATAATGTTAATACAGAAGGTTATTCAAGACAAGGTGTAGTAACAGAAGCAACTACGGTTATGCAGTCTAGTAATACTACATATGAAATGAGTCTAATTTCAAGCACTATCAGACGTATGAGAGATTCTTTTCATTATCAGCAGATTATAGAGGAGAATCCATCCCTTGGAAGATGGGAAGAAGAACACCATCAACTTGAATTGATCGAAAAAATTATGAATGAGCCTAATGACGGAGCAATTAGTAATGCAATGGACACTTTTTTTAACTCATGGGAAGATCTGTCACAAGATTTGGAAAATCAGGCTTCAAGAACTTTGGTTAGAGATAGTGGGGATAGATTAGCTAAGCAATTTAATATTGTGGGTACTCAGCTTTCTCAAACTAAGGAGAGTTTAAACAAACAGATTCAGGATGAAGTTTTTGAGATCAATCTTTTAATAAATGAGATAGCAGATGTAAACAAGCAGATTACAAAATCTCAAATGAATACGTCTGAATTTTCAACATTACTTGATAGAAGAGATAAAGCTGTAAGTGATTTATCTAAAAAAATGGATATTAAAATCACAGAAAAAGAAAATGGAGATATGCTGATTTTTTCTAATGGAATAGTTGTAGTGGAAGGTATTGATAGAAATCAAATATACACCAGAACTGATTCAGAATCAAATTCACAACTGTTTTGGGATAGAGAAGACAATGAAGTTCAGATAAATAACGGTAAATTAAAAGCACTTCTAAATACCAGAGACGAAACAATTCCTCAACTTGAAGAGGAACTAAACAATCTTGTAAAAGCAATTGTAGAAAATGTTAATAGCATTCATAAAGAAAGTTACAACCTTGAAGGAAACAAGGGATATAATTTTTTTGATTCAAGCGGACTTGATATATATACTATGTCTTTAGATAAAAATATTGAAGAAAGCGTAAGCTACATATCTGTATCTAGAAATCAGGGCTCTCATGGAAATAGTGACGGAGCAATTCTTATGTCCGCTTTAGCAAATGAAAGACTAATGGATAATAGCACTCAAACTTTTAAAGAGTATTATTTGGGAACAATATTAACTCTCGGTAACCTGGTAAACGAAGCAGAAAGATTAGAATCAGTAGAAACTGATTTTGTTACTTTTTTGGAAAACAAAAAAAATGAAGTAAGTCAAGTCGACGCAGATGAAGAATTATCCAATATGATCATATATCAACAATCATATGGTGCTGCAGCAAAATTATTATCTAAAGCCAATGAGATGATGACAGTTCTTCTATCCATAGTTTAG
- the flgN gene encoding flagellar export chaperone FlgN, whose translation MEYTLIELLQQNIQTLENLKTVLEDQRKNVMFSNVELFINSIKEEELLLSTLEKQNINYFKIVGKISAEFKLFGKKKVSEIIDYLPENEKIKTKVLSKKVKRLWVEVNSKILENRVLIKKSYTLISKSLTAFKEYTGMNTTYGLSGNYSNFNQPVKRLVDRNI comes from the coding sequence ATGGAATACACATTGATAGAACTACTTCAACAAAATATACAAACATTGGAGAACCTAAAAACTGTTCTGGAAGATCAACGGAAAAATGTAATGTTCTCAAATGTTGAATTATTTATCAACTCTATTAAAGAAGAGGAGTTATTGCTTTCTACTTTGGAAAAACAGAATATAAATTACTTCAAAATTGTAGGAAAGATATCGGCTGAATTTAAATTGTTTGGAAAGAAAAAAGTAAGTGAAATAATCGATTATTTACCAGAAAATGAGAAGATAAAAACAAAAGTTCTCAGTAAAAAAGTAAAAAGATTGTGGGTTGAGGTAAATAGCAAAATTTTGGAAAATAGGGTCTTAATAAAAAAATCCTATACTTTAATATCCAAAAGTCTGACAGCCTTTAAGGAGTACACTGGAATGAATACAACTTATGGCTTGAGCGGAAACTATTCAAATTTTAATCAACCTGTAAAAAGATTGGTAGACAGAAACATATGA